A window of the Pseudomonas sp. B21_DOA genome harbors these coding sequences:
- a CDS encoding hypoxanthine-guanine phosphoribosyltransferase: protein MSADLEHIRQIMREADCLYTESEVEAAIARVGAQINEQLADSNPVVFCVMNGGLIFSGKLLTHLQFPLEASYLHATRYRNETSGGDLFWKAKPEVSFIDRDVLIIDDILDEGHTLGAIIDFCKHAGARKVHTAVLIDKDHDRKARPDLKADFVGLPCIDRYIFGYGMDYKGYWRNANGIYAVKGM, encoded by the coding sequence ATGTCCGCTGATCTCGAGCATATCCGTCAAATCATGCGAGAGGCTGACTGCCTGTACACCGAGTCTGAAGTCGAAGCGGCCATCGCCCGCGTCGGTGCACAAATCAACGAACAACTGGCTGACAGCAATCCGGTGGTGTTCTGCGTGATGAACGGCGGCCTGATCTTCTCCGGCAAATTGCTGACGCATCTGCAATTCCCGCTGGAAGCGTCCTACCTGCACGCGACCCGTTATCGCAACGAAACCAGCGGCGGCGACCTGTTCTGGAAAGCCAAGCCGGAAGTCTCGTTCATCGACCGCGACGTGCTGATCATCGACGACATCCTCGATGAAGGTCACACCCTGGGCGCGATCATCGACTTCTGCAAACACGCCGGCGCGCGCAAGGTGCATACCGCCGTGCTGATCGACAAGGACCACGACCGCAAGGCACGTCCTGATCTGAAAGCCGATTTCGTCGGCCTGCCGTGCATTGACCGTTACATCTTCGGCTATGGCATGGATTACAAAGGCTACTGGCGCAATGCCAACGGGATTTACGCCGTTAAAGGCATGTAA
- the upp gene encoding uracil phosphoribosyltransferase gives MPILEIRHPLIRHKLGLMRRADISTKNFRELAQEVGALLTYEATKDLPLESYDIAGWCGTVSVEKIAGKKITVVPILRAGIGMLEGVLSLIPGAKVSAVGVARNEETLQAHTYLEKLVPEIDERLAMIIDPMLATGSSMVATIDLLKKAGCRDIRAMVLVAAPEGIAAVEQAHPDVTIYTASIDERLNEHGYIIPGLGDAGDKIFGTKQKDA, from the coding sequence ATGCCCATCCTCGAGATCCGCCATCCGCTGATCCGTCATAAACTCGGCCTGATGCGCCGCGCTGACATCAGCACCAAGAATTTCCGCGAGCTCGCTCAGGAAGTCGGCGCCCTGTTGACCTATGAAGCTACAAAAGATCTGCCGCTCGAATCCTACGACATTGCCGGTTGGTGCGGCACCGTGTCAGTGGAGAAGATCGCCGGCAAGAAGATCACCGTCGTGCCGATCCTGCGTGCCGGTATCGGCATGCTCGAAGGCGTGCTCAGCCTGATCCCGGGCGCCAAGGTCTCCGCTGTGGGCGTTGCCCGCAACGAAGAAACCCTGCAAGCGCACACCTATCTGGAAAAACTGGTACCGGAAATCGATGAGCGCCTGGCGATGATCATCGACCCGATGCTCGCCACCGGCAGCTCCATGGTTGCCACCATCGACCTGCTGAAAAAGGCCGGGTGCCGCGACATCCGCGCGATGGTCCTGGTCGCCGCGCCGGAAGGCATTGCTGCCGTCGAACAGGCGCACCCGGACGTGACCATCTATACCGCGTCCATCGATGAGCGCTTGAACGAGCACGGCTACATCATTCCTGGGCTTGGCGACGCCGGTGACAAGATCTTCGGCACCAAGCAGAAGGACGCGTAA